Within the Mugil cephalus isolate CIBA_MC_2020 chromosome 1, CIBA_Mcephalus_1.1, whole genome shotgun sequence genome, the region TTGTAGTGGTGGACAAAAGGAGGTTGATTAAAGTTTCACCTTCCAAATAGAGACattgtatttacagtatatgaTGTCACCATCATCAATAAAATACTAAAGATGATTTTACTCACTGCTAGTGATTCTAGTTAGGTCCTCCACTGTGGTTGAAGGCTGCTCATATGGGGTAATTTCTGTGCTGACATAACCAGTAGTAGGCTCTATTTCAGTGGTGGGTGTTTCATACGTAATCAAAGTGGTGGTGTTCATAGTAAACtgtgatttgtgttgtgtttggtcTGTAATGGATGAATTATTGGCATAACATCAGCAACATGAATCCCATTTAATCAGTTGTTGTCCTGAGGATTTATCAACAGTATTTCTCTCACCAGGAACAGATGTTGGTTTCTGTTGTGAGGTTAACACTGTACTGGTTGAGTTTCCGTCTGtggtcattattttatttggcgTCACTGTGTTGGTGGAGCTAGTGATGGCAGTTGTAGTTGCAGTGGTGCTGGACACATCTGGATAGAATGGAGTTTCAACATCAATGTGGAAATTGGATAAAGAGACAACAGACCTTGTTGTgagcagttttcatttgaactAATTCTTCATGTCGAATGATGTCTATTACAGCAGTTGTAAGTTGATACTGTGTATCAATCATTGACAATAACATGAGCATTTATTTGGAGATCCGGAACCAATGGATCCTCTGTAAtcattgaaaatgtgttgaGTGACTCTTTccaaatttaaacaaatttattatattttctttcaacAAAATGGTCAACAGTGGATGGACGACAGTGTTACTTAAACGTCACCGTTGGATGTGGCATTCCTCAGGGTTCCATACTGGagccccttttcttttcagtaaaCCATGGATCATTTCAGACATATACTCTTAATATTCAGGGCAATGAGTCATATCTTGGCAGTTTTTGTTATTGCTAACTGAGTTTATCAAATAACCAATCATATCGAATTTCACTCACCAGGAAAATCTGTACTGACTGAGCCTCCTTCCCTGGAGGTCATTTGGTCTGCGGTCACTGTGGAGGTGGTGaacaaaaatgtcttgttttcagtttcatctcTACAACAGAGACATGATATTCACAGGATGTGAAATGACTTCTTAGTCATGCAACTactacaaaacaaatataaatttcaTTTAAGGTTATCTACGAAATACGAAGTTAACGTCTGTTAACGTCTGTTAAATTGAAGTAATATCTGTACTGAGATGGTGAGTGGAATATTGTGTCTCAGTGGAGGTGACTTTACTTGGTGACATTGTGGATGCAGTTTGATCCAGTTCTGAGGTTGAAAACTGTACAGATGAGGTTCTCTCTGGACTGGATAAGGTCATTTCTGCTGTGGTTGTTTTACCTGAGGTCACTGTGGAGGTTGTAGTGGTGGACAAAAGGAGGTTGATTAAAGTTTCACCTTCCAAATAGAGACATGGTATTTACAGTATATGATGTTACCATCATCAATAAAATACTAAAGATGATTTTACTCACTGCTAGTGATTCTAGTTAGGTCCTCCACTGTGGTTGAAGGCTGCTCATATGGGGTAATTTCTGTGCTTACATAACCAGTAGTAGGCTCTATTTCAGTGGTGGGTGTTTCATACGTAATCAAAGTGGTGGTGTTCATAGTAAACtgtgatttgtgttgtgtttggtcTGTAATGGATGAATTATTGGCATAACATCAGTAACATGAATCCCATTTTATCAGTTGTTGTCCTGAGAATTTATCAACAGTATTTCTCTCACCAGGAATAGATGTTGGTTCCTCTTGTGAGGTTAATACTGCACTGGTTGAGTTTCCGTCTGtggtcattattttatttggcgTCACTGTGTTTGTGGAGCTAGTGGTGGCAGATGTAGTAGCAGCGCTGCTGGACACATCTGGATAGAATGGAGTTCCAACATCAATGTGGAAATTGGATAAAGAGACAACAGACCTTGTTGTgagcagttttcatttgaactAATTCTTCACGTTGAATGATGTCTATTACAGCAGTTATAAGTTTGTACTGTGTATCAATCATTGACAATAACATGGGCATTTAATTGGAGATCCGGAACCAATGGATCCTCTGTAATCATTGAAAACGTGTTGAGTgacttttttcaaattttaacaaatttatcatattttctttcaacAAAATGGTCAACAGTGGATGGACAACAGTGTTATTTAAACATCACCGTTGGTTGTGGTGTTCCTCAGGGTTTCATACTGGggccccttttcttttcagtaaaCCATGGATCATTTCAGCCGTATACTCTTAATATTCAGGGTAATGAGTCAGATCTTTGAAGTTTTTGTTATTGCTTACAGAGTTTATCAAGTAACCAAATCATATCGTATGTCACTCACCAGGAAAATCTGTACTGATTGAGCCTCCTTCCCTGGAGGTCATTTGGTCTTCTTTAACTGTGGAGGCGGTGAACAAAAAAGTCTTGCTTTCAGTTCCATCTGTAAAATGGAGAAATGATATTCACAGGATGTGAAATGACTTCTTAGCCATGTAACTactacaaaacaaatataaatttcaCTTAAGGTTATTTGTTATGTTTCATCCAAATACAAAGTTAACATCTGTTGAAGTGAAGTAATATCTGTACTGAGATGGTGAGTGGAATATTGTGTCTCAGTGGAGGTGACTTTACTTGGTGTCATTGTGGATGTAGCTTGATCTAGTTCTGAGGTTGAAAACTGTACAGATGAGGTTCTCTCTGGACTGGATAAGGTCATTTTTGCTGTGGTTGTTTTACCTGAGGTCACTGTGGAGGTTGTAGTGGTGGACAAAAGGAGGTTGATTAAAGTTTCACCTTCCAAATAGAGACATGGTATTTACAGTATATGATGTTACcatcatcaataaaaatactaaagaTGATTTTACTCACTGCTAGTGATTCTAGTTAGGTCCTCCACTGTGGTTGAAGGCTGCTCATATGGGGAAGGCTGCTCATATGGGGTAATTTCTGTGCTGACATAACCAGTAGTAGGCTCTATTTCAGTGGTGGGTGTTTCATACGTAATCAAAGTGGTGGTGTTGATAGTAGACtgtgatttgtgttgtgtttggtcTGTAATGGATGAATTATTGGCATAACATCAGCAACATGAATCCCATTTTATCAGTTGTTGTCCTGAGAATTTATCAACAGTATTTCTCTCACCAGGAATAGATGTTGGTTCCTGTTGTGAGGTTAATACTGCACTGGTTGAGTTTCCGTCTGtggtcattattttatttggcgTCACTGTGTTGGTGGAGCTAGTGGTGGCAGATGTAGTAGCAGCGCTGCTGGACACATCTGGATAGAATGGAGTTCCAACATCAATGTGGAAATTGGATAAAGAGACAACAGACCGTGTTGTgagcagttttcatttgaactAATTCTTCACGTTGAATGATGTCTATTACAGCAGTTATAAGTTTGTACTGTGTATCAATCATTGACAATAACATGGGCATTTAATTGGAGATCCGGAACCAATGGATCCTCTGTAATCATTGAAAACGTGTTGAGTGacttttttcaaatttaaacaaatttattatattttctttcaacAAAATGGTCAACAGTGGATGGACGACAGTGTTATTTAAACGTCACCGTTGGATGTGGCATTCCTCAGGGTTTCATACTGGggccccttttcttttcagtaaaCCATGGATCATTTCAGACGTATACTCTTAATATTCAGGGTAATGAGTCAGATCTTTGAAGTTTTTGTTATTGCTAACCGAGTTTATCAAGTAACCAAATCATATCGTATTTCACTCACCAGGAAAATCTGTACTGATTGAGCCTCCTTCCCTGGAGGTCATTTGGTCTTCTTTAACTGTGGAGGTGGTGAACAAAAACgtcttgttttcagtttcatctttATAAATAGAGACTTGATATTCACAGTATGTGAAATGACTTCTTAGCCATGCAACTactacaaaacaaatataaatttcaCTTAATGTTATTTGTTATCTTTCATTCACATACGAAGTTAATGTCTGTTGAAGTGAAGTAATATCTGTACTGGGATGGTGAGTGGAATATTGTGTCTCAGTGGAGGTGACTTTACTTGGTGTCATTGTGGATGTAGCTTGATCCAGTTCTGAGGTTGAAAACTGTACAGATGAGGTTCTCTCTGGACTGGATAGGTTCATTTCTGCTGTGGTTATTTCACTTGAGGTTGCTGTGGAGGTTGTAGTGGTGGACAAAAGTGGGGTGATTATAGTTTCACGTTCCAAATAGAAACATGCTATTTACAGGATGTGATGTTACCATCATCAATAAAATACTAAGGGTGATTTTACTCACCGCCAATGATTGTAGTTTGGTCCTCCTCTGTGGTTGAAGGCTGCTCATATGAGGTCACCTCTGCACTGACATGACCAAAAGTTGTCAGCACTGTGTTGGTTGAGTTTCCATCagtggttattttatttaaattctcaGCAGTAGTGATGGAGTTGCTAGTGGCAGCTCTAGCAGCCGTAGTGGTCGTCAGAACTGGCATATCTAGAGGTTCATCATCAACATGCGTGTCATATAAAGGAGAAGCAAAGATCAAACACACTACTTCTTAATAGAGCGAAAGGTTGAAGTATTTTCTTACCAGTTTTTTCATAACAGATAAAAGCCAGCTCATTGCTGCAGACTTCATCTGACCACAGACCTGTGTTGCTCAGATCAGTAGCAATGCAGTTCTCCCCTCCTCTCAAATTATCAGGTTGTCCTTCTTTCCAGTAGCTGTAGTTGGACTGACTTCGATCTGACCACTCTTTGGTCCtgccaaacaaaacaactaaacagCTGAGAAATGGACATGTTGATGCTGCGTTTTCTCTATTTGTTGAAGTCTGCTGTGAGATTTAGTTCCAGTTTCACCACCTAAAACAGGAAGAATTAAAAATGTGCTAAAACTGATTTCTGCTTCTGTCAAACATTGGAGATCAGGCGTttgctcaaggcacctcagccatggaTACGGAGGGATGTGAACCTGTGACCTTTGGGTCCAACACTACCTCTCACAACTACAACACAGTTTGAAATCTGTCAAAATTTCCAGACCTAAAGAGGCCGATCCAGACGCTCATGTTTTTGGCCACCCGCCGTATTTCATAGctctcctccatgtttctaACACTGGCCAGGTCTGTGTAGAGCCTCCTGCAGTAGAGCACAGCATCAAACCAGCTCATCTCCTGCTCAACAAAAATGAAACGCTGACTGGTTCCTgatgaaacaaagacacagagaaagaaattcaTAAATCTGAGATCAGCGTCTGCTGCTTTGATGCAGAGCAGGAAGAAGTGAATCAGAGACCGTCGTAGCAGATGAAGGGGTAT harbors:
- the LOC125019913 gene encoding mucin-5AC-like isoform X4, with product MESRLFVFLFLTGLCAQTHCRPHQYHFISTTLSWLKAQTYCREHYTDLATVFDIEDMKLILESSEGVMKMAWIGLHDNLTNWRWSLSDTLYYREKEDKYRAWDYGQPDNFFGDELCVTMLSGGVWDDSRCFLRYPFICYDGTSQRFIFVEQEMSWFDAVLYCRRLYTDLASVRNMEESYEIRRVAKNMSVWIGLFRTKEWSDRSQSNYSYWKEGQPDNLRGGENCIATDLSNTGLWSDEVCSNELAFICYEKTDMPVLTTTTAARAATSNSITTAENLNKITTDGNSTNTVLTTFGHVSAEVTSYEQPSTTEEDQTTIIGATSSEITTAEMNLSSPERTSSVQFSTSELDQATSTMTPIKEDQMTSREGGSISTDFPDVSSSAATTSATTSSTNTVTPNKIMTTDGNSTSAVLTSQQEPTSIPDQTQHKSQFTMNTTTLITYETPTTEIEPTTGYVSTEITPYEQPSTTVEDLTRITSMTSGKTTTAEMTLSSPERTSSVQFSTSELDQTASTMSPMTADQMTSREGGSVSTDFPDVSSTTATTTAITSSTNTVTPNKIMTTDGNSTSTVLTSQQKPTSVPDQTQHKSQFTINTTTLITYETPTTEIEPTTGYVSTEITPYEQPSTTVEDLTRITSTTSSQITTAERNLTSPERTSSVQFSTSELDQSASTTDQTTQKSQSIVNTTTVNTNKRSTTETETTTGHVGAEVTSYVQPSTTEEDQTRTITSEAPVSPLLSTITTSTVTPSKITTAETNFPSQEMTPSLHFSTSDVDQNTVITDRSLYKSQYTSTVATTDHLSTEVTPSELPSTKLVDQTIPVTENLVNLKLTITSTIPLSQDDIRELVMVEFHRLLTEMGLPAHINVRVKKPLK